In Haliotis asinina isolate JCU_RB_2024 chromosome 16, JCU_Hal_asi_v2, whole genome shotgun sequence, the following are encoded in one genomic region:
- the LOC137268885 gene encoding tumor protein 63-like isoform X5, whose protein sequence is MSQLSATSTPPNPPMSQDTFDYLWNTLGECTENGEYTHISSKDLDYQYHDNEDETATFQVERFQIQNHAADASINELLNPIIAQTTTASGMSPDSQTQIIGSSASSPYHDGVVTSPPPYSPHTNMQSPSPTVPSNTNYPGDFNFEISFAQPSKETKSTTWTYSESLKKLYVRMATTCPVRFRAQRTPPAGSIIRAMPIFMKPEHVQEVVKRCPNHATSKEHNESHPAPTHLVRCEHKLARYHEDSYTSRQSVIIPHEIPQAGSEWVTNLFQFMCLGSCVGGPNRRPIQIVFTLEHEGKVLGRRAVEVRICACPGRDRKADEKAALPPTCKQSPKKVPQLTKLTVGTEITVAQGKKRKLQEDDAYSLTVRGRENYEILCKIRDSLELSSMVPQQQVELYRKQQGEIQRQPSQPHVISIPSNERIAQPAETPHQASLPFSPDSSNVSSSQTNQVNGDTLPAALEAVINQAAVKEEVVGNGQTLVDNSVASWLTSIGLSAYIDNFHEKNFLNMFQLDEFSLEDLSAMKIGTSHRNKIWKSLVEYKQANAYTSEVSQSLARNASSTSTISLSSQPSISQNSAYCPGYYEVTRYTFKHTISLTKDDVKKLRTEKPE, encoded by the exons ATGTCGCAGCTCTCGGCAACAAGTACTCCGCCAAATCCGCCCATGTCACAAGATACATTTGATTACTTATGGAACACATTAGGAGAATGTACAGAAAATGG GGAGTACAcacacatttcatcaaaagATCTCGACTATCAATATCATGACAATGAAGATGAAACCGCCACATTCCAAGTCGAGCGCTTCCAGATACAAAACCATGCAGCAGACGCTTCCATCAATGAACTG TTGAACCCTATCATCGCTCAAACAACCACTGCCTCTGGGATGAGCCCAGACTCTCAAACGCAAATCATCGGCAGCTCTGCATCAAGCCCCTATCATGATGGA GTTGTCacgtcaccaccaccatattCACCTCACACAAACATGCAGTCCCCATCTCCCACAGTGCCATCAAA TACCAACTATCCTGGGGACTTCAACTTTGAAATCAGTTTTGCTCAACCATCCAAAGAAACAAAATCCACAACATGGACA TACTCTGAATCACTGAAGAAGCTATATGTGAGAATGGCCACCACGTGTCCAGTTCGATTTCGGGCGCAGAGGACACCTCCAGCAGGAAGCATAATCCGTGCAATGCCCATTTTCATGAAGCCAGAACACGTCCAAGAGGTGGTAAAACGCTGTCCCAATCACGCCACATCGAAGGAGCATAACGAAAGTCACCCTGCTCCCACCCACCTGGTGCGCTGTGAACACAAACTCGCCAGATACCATGAAGACAGTTACACAAGTCGCCAGAGCGTCATCATCCCCCACGAAATCCCACAGGCAGGTTCTGAGTGGGTGACCAACCTCTTCCAGTTCATGTGCTTGGGGTCCTGTGTAGGTGGTCCCAACAGACGACCCATACAGATTGTGTTTACTCTAGAGCATGAGGGCAAGGTTCTGGGCAGACGGGCAGTCGAGGTCAGGATCTGTGCCTGTCCAGGGAGGGATCGAAAAGCGGACGAAAAGGCAGCATTGCCACCAACCTGTAAACAGTCCCCCAAGAAGG TGCCCCAGCTGACAAAACTTACAGTTGGAACAGAAATAACCGTAGCCCAGGGGAAGAAGCGGAAGTTGCAAGAGGACGATGCGTACTCGTTAACT GTTCGAGGGAGGGAAAATTATGAGATTCTGTGCAAGATTCGGGACAGCTTAGAATTGTCATCAATGGTGCCACAACAACAAGTTGAGCTGTACCGGAAACAGCAGGGAGAAATCCAGAGACA ACCCAGCCAACCACACGTCATCTCTATCCCCAGCAACGAACGCATCGCTCAGCCAGCCGAGACACCGCATCAAGCCAGCCTCCCATTCAGCCCCGACTCCAGTAACGTGAGCAGCTCTCAGACCAACCAGGTGAATGGAGACACGCTGCCAGCAGCACTGGAGGCCGTCATTAACCAGGCTGCTGTCAAGGAGGAGGTTGTGGGCAACGGACAGACCCTGGTGGACAACTCTGTGGCCTC ATGGTTGACATCTATTGGTCTCTCTGCTTACATCGACAATTTCCACGAAAAGAACTTCCTGAATATGTTCCAGCTCGATGAATTCTCTCTTGAG gatcTATCAGCGATGAAGATTGGAACAAGCCATCGCAACAAGATCTGGAAGTCGCTGGTGGAATACAAGCAGGCAAATGCCTACACGTCTGAAGTCTCCCAGTCTCTCGCACGCAATGCCAGTAGCACATCCACGATCAGCCTCTCATCCCAACCAAGCATCTCACAGAACAGTGCATACTGTCCGGGGTACTACGAAGTCACGCGCtacacattcaaacacacaataTCACTCACCAAGGACGATGTCAAGAAGTTGAGAACGGAAAAGCCAGAATGA
- the LOC137268885 gene encoding cellular tumor antigen p53-like isoform X6: MIKVERTGFTTYRLNPIIAQTTTASGMSPDSQTQIIGSSASSPYHDGVVTSPPPYSPHTNMQSPSPTVPSNTNYPGDFNFEISFAQPSKETKSTTWTYSESLKKLYVRMATTCPVRFRAQRTPPAGSIIRAMPIFMKPEHVQEVVKRCPNHATSKEHNESHPAPTHLVRCEHKLARYHEDSYTSRQSVIIPHEIPQAGSEWVTNLFQFMCLGSCVGGPNRRPIQIVFTLEHEGKVLGRRAVEVRICACPGRDRKADEKAALPPTCKQSPKKVPQLTKLTVGTEITVAQGKKRKLQEDDAYSLTVRGRENYEILCKIRDSLELSSMVPQQQVELYRKQQGEIQRQPSQPHVISIPSNERIAQPAETPHQASLPFSPDSSNVSSSQTNQVNGDTLPAALEAVINQAAVKEEVVGNGQTLVDNSVASWLTSIGLSAYIDNFHEKNFLNMFQLDEFSLEDLSAMKIGTSHRNKIWKSLVEYKQANAYTSEVSQSLARNASSTSTISLSSQPSISQNSAYCPGYYEVTRYTFKHTISLTKDDVKKLRTEKPE; this comes from the exons ATGATAAAAGTGGAGCGTACTGGGTTCACCACATATCGG TTGAACCCTATCATCGCTCAAACAACCACTGCCTCTGGGATGAGCCCAGACTCTCAAACGCAAATCATCGGCAGCTCTGCATCAAGCCCCTATCATGATGGA GTTGTCacgtcaccaccaccatattCACCTCACACAAACATGCAGTCCCCATCTCCCACAGTGCCATCAAA TACCAACTATCCTGGGGACTTCAACTTTGAAATCAGTTTTGCTCAACCATCCAAAGAAACAAAATCCACAACATGGACA TACTCTGAATCACTGAAGAAGCTATATGTGAGAATGGCCACCACGTGTCCAGTTCGATTTCGGGCGCAGAGGACACCTCCAGCAGGAAGCATAATCCGTGCAATGCCCATTTTCATGAAGCCAGAACACGTCCAAGAGGTGGTAAAACGCTGTCCCAATCACGCCACATCGAAGGAGCATAACGAAAGTCACCCTGCTCCCACCCACCTGGTGCGCTGTGAACACAAACTCGCCAGATACCATGAAGACAGTTACACAAGTCGCCAGAGCGTCATCATCCCCCACGAAATCCCACAGGCAGGTTCTGAGTGGGTGACCAACCTCTTCCAGTTCATGTGCTTGGGGTCCTGTGTAGGTGGTCCCAACAGACGACCCATACAGATTGTGTTTACTCTAGAGCATGAGGGCAAGGTTCTGGGCAGACGGGCAGTCGAGGTCAGGATCTGTGCCTGTCCAGGGAGGGATCGAAAAGCGGACGAAAAGGCAGCATTGCCACCAACCTGTAAACAGTCCCCCAAGAAGG TGCCCCAGCTGACAAAACTTACAGTTGGAACAGAAATAACCGTAGCCCAGGGGAAGAAGCGGAAGTTGCAAGAGGACGATGCGTACTCGTTAACT GTTCGAGGGAGGGAAAATTATGAGATTCTGTGCAAGATTCGGGACAGCTTAGAATTGTCATCAATGGTGCCACAACAACAAGTTGAGCTGTACCGGAAACAGCAGGGAGAAATCCAGAGACA ACCCAGCCAACCACACGTCATCTCTATCCCCAGCAACGAACGCATCGCTCAGCCAGCCGAGACACCGCATCAAGCCAGCCTCCCATTCAGCCCCGACTCCAGTAACGTGAGCAGCTCTCAGACCAACCAGGTGAATGGAGACACGCTGCCAGCAGCACTGGAGGCCGTCATTAACCAGGCTGCTGTCAAGGAGGAGGTTGTGGGCAACGGACAGACCCTGGTGGACAACTCTGTGGCCTC ATGGTTGACATCTATTGGTCTCTCTGCTTACATCGACAATTTCCACGAAAAGAACTTCCTGAATATGTTCCAGCTCGATGAATTCTCTCTTGAG gatcTATCAGCGATGAAGATTGGAACAAGCCATCGCAACAAGATCTGGAAGTCGCTGGTGGAATACAAGCAGGCAAATGCCTACACGTCTGAAGTCTCCCAGTCTCTCGCACGCAATGCCAGTAGCACATCCACGATCAGCCTCTCATCCCAACCAAGCATCTCACAGAACAGTGCATACTGTCCGGGGTACTACGAAGTCACGCGCtacacattcaaacacacaataTCACTCACCAAGGACGATGTCAAGAAGTTGAGAACGGAAAAGCCAGAATGA
- the LOC137268885 gene encoding tumor protein 63-like isoform X1: MYKMATYTFNPGCRYGKIVVPMSQLSATSTPPNPPMSQDTFDYLWNTLGECTENGEYTHISSKDLDYQYHDNEDETATFQVERFQIQNHAADASINELVSKLNPIIAQTTTASGMSPDSQTQIIGSSASSPYHDGVVTSPPPYSPHTNMQSPSPTVPSNTNYPGDFNFEISFAQPSKETKSTTWTYSESLKKLYVRMATTCPVRFRAQRTPPAGSIIRAMPIFMKPEHVQEVVKRCPNHATSKEHNESHPAPTHLVRCEHKLARYHEDSYTSRQSVIIPHEIPQAGSEWVTNLFQFMCLGSCVGGPNRRPIQIVFTLEHEGKVLGRRAVEVRICACPGRDRKADEKAALPPTCKQSPKKVPQLTKLTVGTEITVAQGKKRKLQEDDAYSLTVRGRENYEILCKIRDSLELSSMVPQQQVELYRKQQGEIQRQPSQPHVISIPSNERIAQPAETPHQASLPFSPDSSNVSSSQTNQVNGDTLPAALEAVINQAAVKEEVVGNGQTLVDNSVASWLTSIGLSAYIDNFHEKNFLNMFQLDEFSLEDLSAMKIGTSHRNKIWKSLVEYKQANAYTSEVSQSLARNASSTSTISLSSQPSISQNSAYCPGYYEVTRYTFKHTISLTKDDVKKLRTEKPE; this comes from the exons atatgGTAAAATAGTCGTACCCATGTCGCAGCTCTCGGCAACAAGTACTCCGCCAAATCCGCCCATGTCACAAGATACATTTGATTACTTATGGAACACATTAGGAGAATGTACAGAAAATGG GGAGTACAcacacatttcatcaaaagATCTCGACTATCAATATCATGACAATGAAGATGAAACCGCCACATTCCAAGTCGAGCGCTTCCAGATACAAAACCATGCAGCAGACGCTTCCATCAATGAACTGGTCAGTAAA TTGAACCCTATCATCGCTCAAACAACCACTGCCTCTGGGATGAGCCCAGACTCTCAAACGCAAATCATCGGCAGCTCTGCATCAAGCCCCTATCATGATGGA GTTGTCacgtcaccaccaccatattCACCTCACACAAACATGCAGTCCCCATCTCCCACAGTGCCATCAAA TACCAACTATCCTGGGGACTTCAACTTTGAAATCAGTTTTGCTCAACCATCCAAAGAAACAAAATCCACAACATGGACA TACTCTGAATCACTGAAGAAGCTATATGTGAGAATGGCCACCACGTGTCCAGTTCGATTTCGGGCGCAGAGGACACCTCCAGCAGGAAGCATAATCCGTGCAATGCCCATTTTCATGAAGCCAGAACACGTCCAAGAGGTGGTAAAACGCTGTCCCAATCACGCCACATCGAAGGAGCATAACGAAAGTCACCCTGCTCCCACCCACCTGGTGCGCTGTGAACACAAACTCGCCAGATACCATGAAGACAGTTACACAAGTCGCCAGAGCGTCATCATCCCCCACGAAATCCCACAGGCAGGTTCTGAGTGGGTGACCAACCTCTTCCAGTTCATGTGCTTGGGGTCCTGTGTAGGTGGTCCCAACAGACGACCCATACAGATTGTGTTTACTCTAGAGCATGAGGGCAAGGTTCTGGGCAGACGGGCAGTCGAGGTCAGGATCTGTGCCTGTCCAGGGAGGGATCGAAAAGCGGACGAAAAGGCAGCATTGCCACCAACCTGTAAACAGTCCCCCAAGAAGG TGCCCCAGCTGACAAAACTTACAGTTGGAACAGAAATAACCGTAGCCCAGGGGAAGAAGCGGAAGTTGCAAGAGGACGATGCGTACTCGTTAACT GTTCGAGGGAGGGAAAATTATGAGATTCTGTGCAAGATTCGGGACAGCTTAGAATTGTCATCAATGGTGCCACAACAACAAGTTGAGCTGTACCGGAAACAGCAGGGAGAAATCCAGAGACA ACCCAGCCAACCACACGTCATCTCTATCCCCAGCAACGAACGCATCGCTCAGCCAGCCGAGACACCGCATCAAGCCAGCCTCCCATTCAGCCCCGACTCCAGTAACGTGAGCAGCTCTCAGACCAACCAGGTGAATGGAGACACGCTGCCAGCAGCACTGGAGGCCGTCATTAACCAGGCTGCTGTCAAGGAGGAGGTTGTGGGCAACGGACAGACCCTGGTGGACAACTCTGTGGCCTC ATGGTTGACATCTATTGGTCTCTCTGCTTACATCGACAATTTCCACGAAAAGAACTTCCTGAATATGTTCCAGCTCGATGAATTCTCTCTTGAG gatcTATCAGCGATGAAGATTGGAACAAGCCATCGCAACAAGATCTGGAAGTCGCTGGTGGAATACAAGCAGGCAAATGCCTACACGTCTGAAGTCTCCCAGTCTCTCGCACGCAATGCCAGTAGCACATCCACGATCAGCCTCTCATCCCAACCAAGCATCTCACAGAACAGTGCATACTGTCCGGGGTACTACGAAGTCACGCGCtacacattcaaacacacaataTCACTCACCAAGGACGATGTCAAGAAGTTGAGAACGGAAAAGCCAGAATGA
- the LOC137268885 gene encoding tumor protein 63-like isoform X3 — MSQLSATSTPPNPPMSQDTFDYLWNTLGECTENGIFSREYTHISSKDLDYQYHDNEDETATFQVERFQIQNHAADASINELVSKLNPIIAQTTTASGMSPDSQTQIIGSSASSPYHDGVVTSPPPYSPHTNMQSPSPTVPSNTNYPGDFNFEISFAQPSKETKSTTWTYSESLKKLYVRMATTCPVRFRAQRTPPAGSIIRAMPIFMKPEHVQEVVKRCPNHATSKEHNESHPAPTHLVRCEHKLARYHEDSYTSRQSVIIPHEIPQAGSEWVTNLFQFMCLGSCVGGPNRRPIQIVFTLEHEGKVLGRRAVEVRICACPGRDRKADEKAALPPTCKQSPKKVPQLTKLTVGTEITVAQGKKRKLQEDDAYSLTVRGRENYEILCKIRDSLELSSMVPQQQVELYRKQQGEIQRQPSQPHVISIPSNERIAQPAETPHQASLPFSPDSSNVSSSQTNQVNGDTLPAALEAVINQAAVKEEVVGNGQTLVDNSVASWLTSIGLSAYIDNFHEKNFLNMFQLDEFSLEDLSAMKIGTSHRNKIWKSLVEYKQANAYTSEVSQSLARNASSTSTISLSSQPSISQNSAYCPGYYEVTRYTFKHTISLTKDDVKKLRTEKPE, encoded by the exons ATGTCGCAGCTCTCGGCAACAAGTACTCCGCCAAATCCGCCCATGTCACAAGATACATTTGATTACTTATGGAACACATTAGGAGAATGTACAGAAAATGG cATTTTTTCCAGGGAGTACAcacacatttcatcaaaagATCTCGACTATCAATATCATGACAATGAAGATGAAACCGCCACATTCCAAGTCGAGCGCTTCCAGATACAAAACCATGCAGCAGACGCTTCCATCAATGAACTGGTCAGTAAA TTGAACCCTATCATCGCTCAAACAACCACTGCCTCTGGGATGAGCCCAGACTCTCAAACGCAAATCATCGGCAGCTCTGCATCAAGCCCCTATCATGATGGA GTTGTCacgtcaccaccaccatattCACCTCACACAAACATGCAGTCCCCATCTCCCACAGTGCCATCAAA TACCAACTATCCTGGGGACTTCAACTTTGAAATCAGTTTTGCTCAACCATCCAAAGAAACAAAATCCACAACATGGACA TACTCTGAATCACTGAAGAAGCTATATGTGAGAATGGCCACCACGTGTCCAGTTCGATTTCGGGCGCAGAGGACACCTCCAGCAGGAAGCATAATCCGTGCAATGCCCATTTTCATGAAGCCAGAACACGTCCAAGAGGTGGTAAAACGCTGTCCCAATCACGCCACATCGAAGGAGCATAACGAAAGTCACCCTGCTCCCACCCACCTGGTGCGCTGTGAACACAAACTCGCCAGATACCATGAAGACAGTTACACAAGTCGCCAGAGCGTCATCATCCCCCACGAAATCCCACAGGCAGGTTCTGAGTGGGTGACCAACCTCTTCCAGTTCATGTGCTTGGGGTCCTGTGTAGGTGGTCCCAACAGACGACCCATACAGATTGTGTTTACTCTAGAGCATGAGGGCAAGGTTCTGGGCAGACGGGCAGTCGAGGTCAGGATCTGTGCCTGTCCAGGGAGGGATCGAAAAGCGGACGAAAAGGCAGCATTGCCACCAACCTGTAAACAGTCCCCCAAGAAGG TGCCCCAGCTGACAAAACTTACAGTTGGAACAGAAATAACCGTAGCCCAGGGGAAGAAGCGGAAGTTGCAAGAGGACGATGCGTACTCGTTAACT GTTCGAGGGAGGGAAAATTATGAGATTCTGTGCAAGATTCGGGACAGCTTAGAATTGTCATCAATGGTGCCACAACAACAAGTTGAGCTGTACCGGAAACAGCAGGGAGAAATCCAGAGACA ACCCAGCCAACCACACGTCATCTCTATCCCCAGCAACGAACGCATCGCTCAGCCAGCCGAGACACCGCATCAAGCCAGCCTCCCATTCAGCCCCGACTCCAGTAACGTGAGCAGCTCTCAGACCAACCAGGTGAATGGAGACACGCTGCCAGCAGCACTGGAGGCCGTCATTAACCAGGCTGCTGTCAAGGAGGAGGTTGTGGGCAACGGACAGACCCTGGTGGACAACTCTGTGGCCTC ATGGTTGACATCTATTGGTCTCTCTGCTTACATCGACAATTTCCACGAAAAGAACTTCCTGAATATGTTCCAGCTCGATGAATTCTCTCTTGAG gatcTATCAGCGATGAAGATTGGAACAAGCCATCGCAACAAGATCTGGAAGTCGCTGGTGGAATACAAGCAGGCAAATGCCTACACGTCTGAAGTCTCCCAGTCTCTCGCACGCAATGCCAGTAGCACATCCACGATCAGCCTCTCATCCCAACCAAGCATCTCACAGAACAGTGCATACTGTCCGGGGTACTACGAAGTCACGCGCtacacattcaaacacacaataTCACTCACCAAGGACGATGTCAAGAAGTTGAGAACGGAAAAGCCAGAATGA
- the LOC137268885 gene encoding tumor protein 63-like isoform X4 yields MSQLSATSTPPNPPMSQDTFDYLWNTLGECTENGEYTHISSKDLDYQYHDNEDETATFQVERFQIQNHAADASINELVSKLNPIIAQTTTASGMSPDSQTQIIGSSASSPYHDGVVTSPPPYSPHTNMQSPSPTVPSNTNYPGDFNFEISFAQPSKETKSTTWTYSESLKKLYVRMATTCPVRFRAQRTPPAGSIIRAMPIFMKPEHVQEVVKRCPNHATSKEHNESHPAPTHLVRCEHKLARYHEDSYTSRQSVIIPHEIPQAGSEWVTNLFQFMCLGSCVGGPNRRPIQIVFTLEHEGKVLGRRAVEVRICACPGRDRKADEKAALPPTCKQSPKKVPQLTKLTVGTEITVAQGKKRKLQEDDAYSLTVRGRENYEILCKIRDSLELSSMVPQQQVELYRKQQGEIQRQPSQPHVISIPSNERIAQPAETPHQASLPFSPDSSNVSSSQTNQVNGDTLPAALEAVINQAAVKEEVVGNGQTLVDNSVASWLTSIGLSAYIDNFHEKNFLNMFQLDEFSLEDLSAMKIGTSHRNKIWKSLVEYKQANAYTSEVSQSLARNASSTSTISLSSQPSISQNSAYCPGYYEVTRYTFKHTISLTKDDVKKLRTEKPE; encoded by the exons ATGTCGCAGCTCTCGGCAACAAGTACTCCGCCAAATCCGCCCATGTCACAAGATACATTTGATTACTTATGGAACACATTAGGAGAATGTACAGAAAATGG GGAGTACAcacacatttcatcaaaagATCTCGACTATCAATATCATGACAATGAAGATGAAACCGCCACATTCCAAGTCGAGCGCTTCCAGATACAAAACCATGCAGCAGACGCTTCCATCAATGAACTGGTCAGTAAA TTGAACCCTATCATCGCTCAAACAACCACTGCCTCTGGGATGAGCCCAGACTCTCAAACGCAAATCATCGGCAGCTCTGCATCAAGCCCCTATCATGATGGA GTTGTCacgtcaccaccaccatattCACCTCACACAAACATGCAGTCCCCATCTCCCACAGTGCCATCAAA TACCAACTATCCTGGGGACTTCAACTTTGAAATCAGTTTTGCTCAACCATCCAAAGAAACAAAATCCACAACATGGACA TACTCTGAATCACTGAAGAAGCTATATGTGAGAATGGCCACCACGTGTCCAGTTCGATTTCGGGCGCAGAGGACACCTCCAGCAGGAAGCATAATCCGTGCAATGCCCATTTTCATGAAGCCAGAACACGTCCAAGAGGTGGTAAAACGCTGTCCCAATCACGCCACATCGAAGGAGCATAACGAAAGTCACCCTGCTCCCACCCACCTGGTGCGCTGTGAACACAAACTCGCCAGATACCATGAAGACAGTTACACAAGTCGCCAGAGCGTCATCATCCCCCACGAAATCCCACAGGCAGGTTCTGAGTGGGTGACCAACCTCTTCCAGTTCATGTGCTTGGGGTCCTGTGTAGGTGGTCCCAACAGACGACCCATACAGATTGTGTTTACTCTAGAGCATGAGGGCAAGGTTCTGGGCAGACGGGCAGTCGAGGTCAGGATCTGTGCCTGTCCAGGGAGGGATCGAAAAGCGGACGAAAAGGCAGCATTGCCACCAACCTGTAAACAGTCCCCCAAGAAGG TGCCCCAGCTGACAAAACTTACAGTTGGAACAGAAATAACCGTAGCCCAGGGGAAGAAGCGGAAGTTGCAAGAGGACGATGCGTACTCGTTAACT GTTCGAGGGAGGGAAAATTATGAGATTCTGTGCAAGATTCGGGACAGCTTAGAATTGTCATCAATGGTGCCACAACAACAAGTTGAGCTGTACCGGAAACAGCAGGGAGAAATCCAGAGACA ACCCAGCCAACCACACGTCATCTCTATCCCCAGCAACGAACGCATCGCTCAGCCAGCCGAGACACCGCATCAAGCCAGCCTCCCATTCAGCCCCGACTCCAGTAACGTGAGCAGCTCTCAGACCAACCAGGTGAATGGAGACACGCTGCCAGCAGCACTGGAGGCCGTCATTAACCAGGCTGCTGTCAAGGAGGAGGTTGTGGGCAACGGACAGACCCTGGTGGACAACTCTGTGGCCTC ATGGTTGACATCTATTGGTCTCTCTGCTTACATCGACAATTTCCACGAAAAGAACTTCCTGAATATGTTCCAGCTCGATGAATTCTCTCTTGAG gatcTATCAGCGATGAAGATTGGAACAAGCCATCGCAACAAGATCTGGAAGTCGCTGGTGGAATACAAGCAGGCAAATGCCTACACGTCTGAAGTCTCCCAGTCTCTCGCACGCAATGCCAGTAGCACATCCACGATCAGCCTCTCATCCCAACCAAGCATCTCACAGAACAGTGCATACTGTCCGGGGTACTACGAAGTCACGCGCtacacattcaaacacacaataTCACTCACCAAGGACGATGTCAAGAAGTTGAGAACGGAAAAGCCAGAATGA
- the LOC137268885 gene encoding tumor protein 63-like isoform X2 has protein sequence MYKMATYTFNPGCRYGKIVVPMSQLSATSTPPNPPMSQDTFDYLWNTLGECTENGEYTHISSKDLDYQYHDNEDETATFQVERFQIQNHAADASINELLNPIIAQTTTASGMSPDSQTQIIGSSASSPYHDGVVTSPPPYSPHTNMQSPSPTVPSNTNYPGDFNFEISFAQPSKETKSTTWTYSESLKKLYVRMATTCPVRFRAQRTPPAGSIIRAMPIFMKPEHVQEVVKRCPNHATSKEHNESHPAPTHLVRCEHKLARYHEDSYTSRQSVIIPHEIPQAGSEWVTNLFQFMCLGSCVGGPNRRPIQIVFTLEHEGKVLGRRAVEVRICACPGRDRKADEKAALPPTCKQSPKKVPQLTKLTVGTEITVAQGKKRKLQEDDAYSLTVRGRENYEILCKIRDSLELSSMVPQQQVELYRKQQGEIQRQPSQPHVISIPSNERIAQPAETPHQASLPFSPDSSNVSSSQTNQVNGDTLPAALEAVINQAAVKEEVVGNGQTLVDNSVASWLTSIGLSAYIDNFHEKNFLNMFQLDEFSLEDLSAMKIGTSHRNKIWKSLVEYKQANAYTSEVSQSLARNASSTSTISLSSQPSISQNSAYCPGYYEVTRYTFKHTISLTKDDVKKLRTEKPE, from the exons atatgGTAAAATAGTCGTACCCATGTCGCAGCTCTCGGCAACAAGTACTCCGCCAAATCCGCCCATGTCACAAGATACATTTGATTACTTATGGAACACATTAGGAGAATGTACAGAAAATGG GGAGTACAcacacatttcatcaaaagATCTCGACTATCAATATCATGACAATGAAGATGAAACCGCCACATTCCAAGTCGAGCGCTTCCAGATACAAAACCATGCAGCAGACGCTTCCATCAATGAACTG TTGAACCCTATCATCGCTCAAACAACCACTGCCTCTGGGATGAGCCCAGACTCTCAAACGCAAATCATCGGCAGCTCTGCATCAAGCCCCTATCATGATGGA GTTGTCacgtcaccaccaccatattCACCTCACACAAACATGCAGTCCCCATCTCCCACAGTGCCATCAAA TACCAACTATCCTGGGGACTTCAACTTTGAAATCAGTTTTGCTCAACCATCCAAAGAAACAAAATCCACAACATGGACA TACTCTGAATCACTGAAGAAGCTATATGTGAGAATGGCCACCACGTGTCCAGTTCGATTTCGGGCGCAGAGGACACCTCCAGCAGGAAGCATAATCCGTGCAATGCCCATTTTCATGAAGCCAGAACACGTCCAAGAGGTGGTAAAACGCTGTCCCAATCACGCCACATCGAAGGAGCATAACGAAAGTCACCCTGCTCCCACCCACCTGGTGCGCTGTGAACACAAACTCGCCAGATACCATGAAGACAGTTACACAAGTCGCCAGAGCGTCATCATCCCCCACGAAATCCCACAGGCAGGTTCTGAGTGGGTGACCAACCTCTTCCAGTTCATGTGCTTGGGGTCCTGTGTAGGTGGTCCCAACAGACGACCCATACAGATTGTGTTTACTCTAGAGCATGAGGGCAAGGTTCTGGGCAGACGGGCAGTCGAGGTCAGGATCTGTGCCTGTCCAGGGAGGGATCGAAAAGCGGACGAAAAGGCAGCATTGCCACCAACCTGTAAACAGTCCCCCAAGAAGG TGCCCCAGCTGACAAAACTTACAGTTGGAACAGAAATAACCGTAGCCCAGGGGAAGAAGCGGAAGTTGCAAGAGGACGATGCGTACTCGTTAACT GTTCGAGGGAGGGAAAATTATGAGATTCTGTGCAAGATTCGGGACAGCTTAGAATTGTCATCAATGGTGCCACAACAACAAGTTGAGCTGTACCGGAAACAGCAGGGAGAAATCCAGAGACA ACCCAGCCAACCACACGTCATCTCTATCCCCAGCAACGAACGCATCGCTCAGCCAGCCGAGACACCGCATCAAGCCAGCCTCCCATTCAGCCCCGACTCCAGTAACGTGAGCAGCTCTCAGACCAACCAGGTGAATGGAGACACGCTGCCAGCAGCACTGGAGGCCGTCATTAACCAGGCTGCTGTCAAGGAGGAGGTTGTGGGCAACGGACAGACCCTGGTGGACAACTCTGTGGCCTC ATGGTTGACATCTATTGGTCTCTCTGCTTACATCGACAATTTCCACGAAAAGAACTTCCTGAATATGTTCCAGCTCGATGAATTCTCTCTTGAG gatcTATCAGCGATGAAGATTGGAACAAGCCATCGCAACAAGATCTGGAAGTCGCTGGTGGAATACAAGCAGGCAAATGCCTACACGTCTGAAGTCTCCCAGTCTCTCGCACGCAATGCCAGTAGCACATCCACGATCAGCCTCTCATCCCAACCAAGCATCTCACAGAACAGTGCATACTGTCCGGGGTACTACGAAGTCACGCGCtacacattcaaacacacaataTCACTCACCAAGGACGATGTCAAGAAGTTGAGAACGGAAAAGCCAGAATGA